Proteins from a genomic interval of Equus quagga isolate Etosha38 chromosome 13, UCLA_HA_Equagga_1.0, whole genome shotgun sequence:
- the GLUL gene encoding glutamine synthetase: MATSASSHLNKGIKQVYMSLPQGEKVQAMYIWIDGTGEGLRCKTRTLDSEPKCVEELPEWNFDGSSTFQSEGSNSDMYLVPAAMFRDPFRKDPNKLVFCEVFKYNRKPAETNLRHTCKRIMDMVSNQHPWFGMEQEYTLMGTDGHPFGWPSNGFPGPQGPYYCGVGADKAYGRDIVEAHYRACLYAGVKIAGTNAEVMPAQWEFQIGPCEGIDMGDHLWVARFILHRVCEDFGVIVTFDPKPIPGNWNGAGCHTNFSTKAMREECGLKYIEEAIEKLSKRHQYHIRAYDPKGGLDNARRLTGFHETSNINDFSAGVANRGASIRIPRTVGQEKKGYFEDRRPSANCDPFSVTEALIRTCLLNETGDEPFQYKN, encoded by the exons ATGGCCACCTCGGCGAGTTCCCACTTGAACAAAGGCATCAAGCAGGTGTACATGTCCCTGCCTCAGGGTGAGAAAGTCCAGGCTATGTATATCTGGATTGACGGCACTGGAGAAGGACTGCGCTGCAAGACCCGGACCCTGGACAGTGAGCCCAAGTGTGTAGAAG agttgCCCGAGTGGAATTTTGATGGCTCTAGTACTTTTCAGTCTGAAGGCTCCAACAGTGACATGTATCTCGTCCCTGCTGCCATGTTTCGGGACCCTTTCCGCAAGGACCCCAACAAGCTGGTGTTCTGTGAAGTCTTCAAGTACAACCGAAAGCCTGCAG AGACCAACTTAAGGCATACCTGTAAACGGATAATGGACATGGTGAGCAACCAGCACCCCTGGTTTGGAATGGAGCAGGAATATACACTCATGGGCACAGATGGGCACCCTTTTGGTTGGCCTTCCAACGGCTTCCCTGGGCCCCAAG GTCCATACTACTGTGGTGTGGGAGCAGACAAAGCTTACGGCAGGGATATTGTGGAGGCTCACTACCGGGCCTGCTTGTACGCCGGCGTCAAGATAGCAGGGACAAATGCTGAGGTCATGCCTGCCCAG TGGGAATTCCAGATAGGACCCTGTGAAGGAATCGACATGGGAGATCATCTCTGGGTGGCCCGTTTCATCTTGCATCGTGTGTGTGAAGACTTTGGAGTGATAGTAACCTTTGATCCTAAGCCCATTCCTGGGAACTGGAATGGTGCAGGCTGCCACACCAACTTCAGCACCAAGGCCATGCGAGAGGAGTGTGGTCTGAA gtACATCGAGGAGGCCATCGAGAAACTGAGCAAGCGGCACCAGTACCACATCCGAGCCTACGATCCCAAGGGGGGCTTGGACAATGCCCGGCGCCTAACTGGATTCCACGAAACCTCCAACATCAACGACTTTTCTGCCGGCGTGGCCAACCGTGGTGCTAGCATCCGCATTCCCCGGACTGTCGGCCAGGAAAAGAAGGGTTACTTTGAAGATCGTCGCCCCTCTGCCAACTGTGACCCCTTTTCGGTGACAGAAGCCCTCATCCGCACGTGTCTTCTCAACGAAACTGGCGATGAGCCCTTCCAGTACAAAAACTAA
- the LOC124250105 gene encoding transmembrane epididymal protein 1A-like, producing MGHFIGHMYPGLFLVFYGLYQAIVVSKAAIFNDSLLYSSRPLRNKGRWARLWKLCYGGLLKMVTGSLLIAYEISCVTGGLKLMNRELPPRFMFPKEWQHLTMFILLSLNGCVDVTSKNLLPQRCVLLEKGTLVLTFYVLLLLLVSHVQDSSGVELQIHSLLILVVFLLMLVLTVELWAPEMFYLSLIETFLFLLMGSWLIQAAFILYRPVTGYPWQDDDISDIMFITTFFCWHLMINALCLLGIYGVSFFWHRCRSPSLKLMETKEAPYATSTVGSLYNLLQEGEQAEKEEQALLLSKSSP from the coding sequence ATGGGACACTTTATCGGTCATATGTACCCAGGGCTGTTTCTAGTCTTCTATGGACTGTATCAGGCAATAGTGGTCTCCAAAGCTGCGATATTCAATGACTCTCTCCTGTATTCTTCACGCCCTCTCAGGAATAAGGGAAGATGGGCCAGGCTGTGGAAACTATGCTATGGAGGTTTGTTGAAGATGGTGACTGGCTCCCTCTTGATAGCTTATGAGATCAGCTGTGTCACAGGAGGGTTGAAGCTGATGAACAGGGAGCTGCCACCGAGATTTATGTTCCCCAAAGAGTGGCAGCACCTCACCATGTTCATCCTCCTCAGCCTCAATGGCTGTGTAGATGTCACGAGCAAGAACTTGCTGCCTCAGAGATGTGTACTCCTAGAAAAAGGTACCCTGGTCCTGACCTTCTAcgtgctcctgctgctgctggtgtCACATGTTCAGGACTCATCAGGGGTGGAGCTGCAGATTCATTCTCTGCTCATCTTGGTGGTCTTTCTGCTGATGCTGGTGTTGACTGTAGAGCTCTGGGCTCCTGAAATGTTTTACCTCTCGCTGATCGAgacttttctgtttctcctgatGGGCTCCTGGCTGATACAGGCAGCCTTCATTCTGTACAGACCTGTCACGGGCTACCCATGGCAGGACGATGACATCAGCGACATCATGTTTATCACCACTTTCTTCTGCTGGCATTTGATGATCAATGCTTTGTGCCTGTTGGGAATCTATGGTGTCTCTTTCTTTTGGCATCGTTGTCGCAGTCCCAGCTTGAAGCTCATGGAGACTAAAGAAGCTCCATATGCCACGAGCACTGTAGGATCCCTCTACAACTTGCTGCAGGAAGGGgagcaggcagagaaagaagaacaggcTCTTCTCCTTTCAAAGAGTTCGCCCTGA
- the LOC124249652 gene encoding transmembrane epididymal protein 1A-like, producing the protein MWLWCKAKVGARASQMGANKGRWARLWKLSYRGLLKMVTGSLLIAYEISCVTGGLKLMNRELPPRFMYPKEWQHLTMFILLSLNGCVDVTSKNLLPQRCVLLEKGTLVLTFYVLLLLLVSHVQDSSGVELQIHSLLILVVFLLMLVLTVELWAPDTFYLLMIETLLFLLMGSWLIQAAFILYRPVTGYPWQDDDISDIMFITTFFCWHLMINALCLLGIYGVSFFWHRCHSPNLKLMETKEAPYATSTVGSLYNLLQEGEQAEKEEQALLLSKSSP; encoded by the coding sequence GAATAAGGGAAGATGGGCCAGGCTGTGGAAACTATCCTATAGAGGTTTGTTGAAGATGGTGACTGGCTCCCTCTTGATAGCTTATGAGATCAGCTGTGTCACAGGAGGGTTGAAGCTGATGAACAGGGAGCTGCCACCGAGATTTATGTACCCCAAAGAGTGGCAGCACCTCACCATGTTCATCCTCCTCAGCCTCAATGGCTGTGTAGATGTCACGAGCAAGAACTTGCTGCCTCAGAGATGCGTACTCCTAGAAAAAGGTACCCTGGTCCTGACCTTCTAcgtgcttctgctgctgctggtgtCACATGTTCAGGACTCATCAGGGGTGGAGCTGCAGATTCATTCTCTGCTTATCTTGGTGGTCTTCCTGCTGATGCTGGTGTTGACTGTAGAGCTCTGGGCTCCCGACACATTTTACCTCCTGATGATCGAGACCTTGCTGTTTCTCCTGATGGGCTCCTGGCTGATACAGGCAGCCTTCATTCTGTACAGACCTGTCACGGGCTACCCATGGCAGGACGATGACATCAGCGACATCATGTTTATCACCACTTTCTTCTGCTGGCATTTGATGATCAATGCTTTGTGCCTGTTGGGAATCTATGGTGTCTCTTTCTTTTGGCATCGTTGTCACAGTCCCAACTTGAAGCTCATGGAGACTAAAGAAGCTCCATATGCCACGAGCACTGTAGGATCCCTCTACAACTTGCTGCAGGAAGGGgagcaggcagagaaagaagaacaggcTCTTCTCCTTTCAAAGAGTTCGCCCTGA